The Rhodocytophaga rosea genome has a segment encoding these proteins:
- a CDS encoding ABC transporter permease: MLKNYLTIALRTLSRQKAYTFINIAGLATGLACCFLILLFVFDELSYDTFQQKASRIYRLQYEVTFGGNEVKLASTPPPFAPLLTGFFPEIETAARVYQRNASLQVNGKGQSEKFDETVTFADSTMLDILSFDFVSGTPRAALDAPFSVIISDEMAVKYFGKEQALGKALLFEGRYPMKITGVFKKYPNHSHIHFNVIANYETMFATEIPEVRENLSQNRLISHSYTYVLLKPNQSVASVNKRFPAFLEKYGNEQLRKDQNFSLQPLLDIHLYSDLQAEPEPGGDIMYVYLFTGIAFITLLIACINFINLATASSLRRTREVGVRKVLGAYRIQLIGQFLGESLLISLMAFIISVVLVMAGLPLLNELTGKQLSVDVLGNWQVILAFFGLFVAAGMIAGSYPAFFVSGFQSVESLKGTNIATKAGGVGVRKVLVVTQFTVSIALMAGALVSYQQLQYLQNRPLGFGKEHTLVLPLFSDNLNNIFGGVGPEMRSKTNAFEEAIAQNPKVKASTLSSGSPGNGAVMRNIVPQGFTQEDNIFVSGMPVDYDFISAYGMEIIAGRDFSKTYGTDHLEAFIINEKAVQQFKWGSPQEAIGKTIDREGKKGKVIGVVKDFHYQSLQAPIEAFVFDVNPPVFNTFSIKVQSDHIPQTIEFLEKKWNEFFPERAFSYAFLDETINEAYNADQRLGKIIGYFAFLAIFISGLGLFGLASFTTAQRTKEIGIRKVLGASIPQIVGLLYKDFALLVGISFVVAIPLAWYVMNKWLADFAYSIPMQWWMFALPGLLVTIIALLTVSWQSIKAALANPVKSLRNE, translated from the coding sequence ATGCTCAAAAATTACCTAACCATCGCCCTGCGTACACTTTCCCGGCAAAAAGCATATACCTTTATCAATATTGCCGGACTTGCTACTGGCTTAGCCTGCTGTTTTCTGATCCTGCTGTTTGTATTTGACGAACTGAGCTACGATACCTTTCAGCAGAAAGCCAGCCGCATATACCGGCTCCAGTATGAGGTTACTTTCGGAGGAAATGAGGTAAAGCTGGCATCTACGCCTCCTCCATTCGCACCGCTGCTCACAGGCTTTTTTCCGGAAATAGAAACGGCTGCCAGGGTATACCAACGCAATGCCAGTTTGCAGGTAAATGGAAAGGGGCAATCAGAAAAATTTGATGAGACAGTTACGTTCGCTGATTCTACAATGCTGGATATCCTGAGTTTTGATTTTGTGAGTGGTACACCTAGGGCAGCCTTAGATGCGCCTTTTTCGGTGATTATCAGTGATGAAATGGCAGTCAAGTATTTTGGGAAGGAGCAGGCATTGGGTAAAGCTTTGCTATTTGAAGGCAGGTACCCTATGAAAATTACCGGGGTGTTCAAAAAATATCCGAACCATTCGCATATCCATTTCAACGTCATTGCCAATTATGAAACCATGTTTGCTACCGAAATTCCGGAAGTACGGGAAAATCTGTCGCAGAACCGCTTGATCTCACATTCTTATACCTATGTTTTACTCAAACCTAACCAGTCAGTTGCTTCGGTAAACAAGCGTTTTCCGGCATTTCTGGAAAAATATGGCAATGAACAACTCCGGAAAGACCAGAATTTTAGTCTGCAACCCTTGCTGGATATTCACTTGTACTCTGACCTGCAGGCAGAACCGGAACCTGGCGGCGATATTATGTATGTATACCTGTTTACAGGTATTGCTTTTATTACCTTACTGATTGCCTGCATTAATTTTATTAACCTGGCTACTGCCAGTTCCCTACGACGTACCAGAGAAGTAGGGGTGAGGAAAGTACTGGGTGCTTACCGGATTCAGCTTATAGGTCAGTTTCTCGGCGAATCCCTGCTGATCAGCCTGATGGCATTTATTATATCGGTAGTGCTGGTGATGGCTGGTTTGCCGCTGCTCAATGAATTGACCGGAAAACAATTGTCTGTGGATGTGCTGGGCAACTGGCAAGTGATACTAGCCTTTTTCGGCCTGTTTGTCGCTGCCGGAATGATTGCAGGCAGTTATCCGGCATTCTTTGTTTCGGGTTTCCAGTCGGTAGAATCTCTCAAAGGAACCAATATTGCCACCAAAGCTGGTGGGGTAGGGGTGCGCAAAGTGCTGGTTGTAACACAATTTACCGTTTCTATTGCGCTAATGGCTGGCGCTCTTGTTTCCTATCAGCAGTTGCAATACCTGCAAAACCGTCCGCTTGGTTTTGGGAAAGAGCATACCCTGGTATTGCCTTTATTCAGCGATAACCTGAATAATATTTTTGGTGGGGTGGGTCCGGAAATGCGTAGCAAAACCAATGCTTTTGAAGAAGCCATAGCTCAGAATCCTAAGGTAAAAGCCAGTACATTATCCTCTGGTTCGCCTGGGAATGGAGCGGTTATGAGAAACATTGTGCCCCAGGGATTTACCCAGGAGGATAATATTTTTGTATCCGGCATGCCGGTAGATTATGATTTTATTTCGGCTTATGGCATGGAAATTATTGCTGGCCGGGATTTTTCTAAAACCTATGGCACCGACCATCTGGAAGCCTTTATCATCAATGAGAAAGCGGTACAACAATTCAAGTGGGGCAGTCCGCAGGAAGCTATCGGCAAAACCATTGACCGGGAAGGCAAAAAAGGTAAAGTAATTGGCGTAGTCAAAGATTTTCACTACCAGTCCTTGCAGGCGCCCATCGAAGCATTTGTCTTTGATGTAAACCCGCCTGTTTTCAATACATTCTCCATTAAAGTGCAGTCAGATCATATTCCGCAGACGATAGAGTTTCTGGAAAAGAAATGGAATGAATTCTTCCCCGAACGGGCATTCAGTTATGCTTTCCTGGATGAAACCATCAATGAAGCTTATAATGCCGATCAGCGTCTGGGTAAAATTATTGGTTACTTTGCCTTTCTGGCTATATTTATCTCTGGCTTAGGCTTATTCGGACTTGCTTCATTCACCACTGCCCAGCGCACCAAAGAAATAGGTATCCGCAAAGTATTAGGGGCAAGTATTCCACAGATTGTAGGTTTATTATATAAAGATTTCGCCTTGCTGGTGGGAATTTCATTTGTTGTTGCTATCCCACTTGCCTGGTATGTAATGAACAAATGGCTCGCAGATTTTGCCTACAGCATTCCCATGCAATGGTGGATGTTTGCGCTTCCTGGTTTGTTAGTCACTATTATTGCTTTATTGACCGTGAGCTGGCAAAGCATCAAAGCTGCCCTTGCCAACCCGGTGAAGAGTTTAAGAAATG